In the genome of Danio aesculapii unplaced genomic scaffold, fDanAes4.1, whole genome shotgun sequence, one region contains:
- the LOC130220058 gene encoding gastrula zinc finger protein XlCGF8.2DB-like isoform X1, with product MAFIKEESEDMKIEETFTVKQEDLQEQTDQIEENEGNKEEEHHVKIEEKICLQTDGILIRRDRNHFTCTQCGKSFSCSSHLNNHTRIHTGEKPFTCTQCGKSFSQSSSLNLHMMSHTGEKPFTCTRCGKSFSRSSHLNHHMRIHTGEKPFMCTQCGKSFSLSSSLNLHMRIHTGEKPFTCTQCGKSFSQSSHLNHHIRIHTGEKPFTCTQCGKSFRQSSSLNHHMRIHTGEKPFTCTQCGKSFSLSSSLNLHMRIHTGEKPFTCTQCGKSYSQSSHLNQHMRIHTGEKPFTCTLCGKSYSQSSHLNQHMRIHTGDKPLTCT from the exons atggcgtttattaaagaggagagtgaagatatgaagattgaagaaacattcacagtcaaacaggaagatctgcaggaacaaacag accaaattgaagagaatgaggggaatAAAGaagaggaacatcatgtcaaaattgaggaaaaaatttgtttacagactgatggtattttgataAGGAGAGACAGGAAtcatttcacctgcactcagtgtggaaagagtttcagctgctcatcacaccttaataatcacacgaggatccacactggagagaaaccattcacatgcactcagtgtgggaagagtttcagccaatcatcatcccttaatctacacatgatgagccacactggagagaaaccattcacttgcaccaggtgtggaaagagtttcagccgctcatcacaccttaatcaccacatgaggatccacactggagagaaaccattcatgtgcactcagtgtgggaagagtttcagcctatcatcatcccttaatctacacatgaggatccacactggagagaaaccattcacttgcacccagtgtgggaagagtttcagccaatcatcacaccttaatcaccaCATAAGGATCCATacgggagagaaaccattcacatgcactcagtgtgggaagagtttcagacaatcatcatcccttaatcaccacatgaggatccacactggagagaaaccattcacatgcactcagtgtgggaagagtttcagcctatcatcatcccttaatctacacatgaggatccacactggagagaaaccattcacttgcactcagtgtgggaagagttatagtcaatcatcacaccttaatcaacacatgaggatccacactggagagaaaccattcacatgcactctgtgtgggaagagttatagtcaatcatcacaccttaatcaacacatgaggatccacactggagataaaccattgacttgcacttaa
- the LOC130220057 gene encoding coiled-coil domain-containing protein 106-like, translating to MENSDKNRKGVRTRAKRNDNVEMDAIDKTCGSDTSGVSMAPTAHLSDKRQSHELEMCKLRVEMQKEKIDELTKERDYLKEQLASALKKDKGSSKAISLSSNSSNDSSVESSSDALSDTSTSSSEVNKKQKKVNRKVKEKKNVKKSKKMEMKSGQRAQTPQQVVARYKKILRHFSRGGTMSSALKHVGVDRNTIVANAPIAELYIAVPNKFKELVQNHRSRDKLSAFATQCAAEIHENQSIEETVSALKSSNKLLPIQRKGI from the exons ATGGAGAACTCCGACAAAAATCGAAAAGGTGTACGGACACGAGCCAAAAGGAATGACAATGTGGAGATGGATGCAATAGATAAGACGTGCGGCAGTGACACTAGTG GTGTCTCCATGGCCCCCACTGCACATTTGTCAGACAAAAGGCAATCTCATGAGTTGGAGATGTGTAAACTGAGAGTAGAAATGCAAAAAGAGAAGATTGATGAGCTGACTAAAGAAAGAGACTATCTAAAGGAGCAACTGGCATCAG CTCTGAAAAAAGACAAAGGTTCCAGCAAGGCGATTTCCCTGTCTTCAAATTCCTCTAATGACAGCTCGGTTGAATCTTCCTCTGATGCTTTGTCAGACACCTCGACATCCTCATCAGAGGTGAACAAGAAGCAGAAGAAGGTGAATAGAAaggtgaaagaaaaaaagaatgtgAAGAAGTCAAAGAAAATGGAAATGAAGTCAGGGCAGAGAG CCCAAACGCCACAGCAGGTGGTTGCCCGATATAAAAAAATCCTCCGGCACTTCAGTAGAGGAGGGACCATGTCATCTGCTCTCAAGCATGTTGGGGTGGACCGGAACACAATTGTGGCCAATGCTCCAATTGCTGAGCTTTACATCGCTGTGCCTAACAAGTTTAAGGAACTTGTTCAAAACCATAGAAGCCGGGATAAACTTAGTGCTTTTGCCACACAATGTGCTGCTGAAATTCATGAAAATCAATCCATTGAAGAGACTGTCAGTGCCTTGAAAAGTTCCAATAAGCTGCTGCCCATACAAAGAAAGGGAATTTAG